In a single window of the Acidobacteriota bacterium genome:
- a CDS encoding prepilin-type N-terminal cleavage/methylation domain-containing protein, protein MAGRRTTPAAHSQSGFTLTELTVVLGVIVTLALVLTPAIGTFVTDARLARARNDCPTIASAIILFYRDNGFFPSWSVAQNGGPGLPQNRLQILVSPGNTPQEDQPSLWTTGIAGLLSEQLVNNVPGYSLRTARSQTGWNGAYLSSEFGADPWGNRYVVNIELLDTSASATTRNGGVKAAVWVLSAGPNGVIETAFAQSILTATLGGDDLGARLQ, encoded by the coding sequence ATGGCCGGCCGACGCACTACACCCGCCGCACACAGCCAGTCAGGCTTCACGCTGACTGAGCTGACGGTGGTTCTCGGCGTCATCGTGACACTCGCGCTGGTGCTGACTCCTGCGATCGGCACATTCGTCACTGATGCGCGGCTGGCCCGCGCTCGTAACGACTGCCCGACCATTGCGAGCGCCATCATCCTCTTCTACCGGGACAACGGGTTCTTTCCGTCCTGGTCCGTGGCCCAGAACGGCGGTCCCGGGCTTCCGCAGAACCGCCTCCAGATTCTCGTCAGTCCCGGCAATACTCCGCAGGAAGACCAGCCGAGCCTGTGGACTACCGGAATCGCCGGCCTGCTGTCCGAACAACTGGTGAACAATGTTCCCGGGTACAGCTTGAGGACCGCGCGATCCCAGACTGGATGGAATGGGGCCTACCTGTCGTCGGAATTCGGCGCTGATCCGTGGGGCAACCGGTACGTCGTCAACATCGAGTTGCTCGACACGTCGGCGTCGGCGACCACCAGGAACGGGGGAGTGAAGGCTGCCGTGTGGGTCCTGTCCGCCGGCCCCAACGGCGTGATCGAAACGGCGTTTGCGCAATCCATCCTGACTGCCACCCTCGGCGGCGACGATCTCGGCGCCCGTCTGCAGTAA
- a CDS encoding tetratricopeptide repeat protein produces MLDALRQHRGEPPRTEGLPARSPGASKEQVLASLGYSTRTPESGAMTPALRIVIGVILIASAAAAVWQVAASNRIVSTGPLSFILGQRQTASHRATAPPAQRPVVSPGGAATAGPAAARVAAPASPHISDVSSPVVAPPGSAPKPTPTSVAQYSAVVPAPKPPPAAIAAPVWQKPQAQVLTRAAAAPSAPTPSASAQALQAPPPRTQPLQTEARSATAPGITRNAAGLPASNSAQTADTDHFKLALYYQRTGDFEKALIHYRAVLEANELNAEAHNNLGLLYQDKGLFEEAIREFRRATAIDAHYDKAHNNLGVALLRSGDTESAVSEFRWIVAQDGSNVEGLTNLALALRASGRLSEARDHLQRALSINNRYANAHYNLALVLEESAEIARAIEHYEQFLSLGGADTATLATDVRNRVQLLRSKLLK; encoded by the coding sequence ATGCTTGACGCATTGCGTCAACACCGCGGGGAACCGCCGAGGACAGAGGGGCTCCCGGCCAGGTCGCCAGGCGCGTCGAAGGAGCAGGTCCTCGCGTCACTTGGCTATTCCACCCGCACGCCCGAGTCGGGCGCGATGACACCCGCGCTTCGCATCGTGATCGGCGTGATACTGATCGCGTCGGCGGCAGCGGCGGTATGGCAGGTCGCGGCAAGCAACCGGATCGTTTCGACCGGCCCGCTGTCCTTCATTCTTGGACAGCGACAGACCGCGTCGCACCGCGCCACCGCACCGCCTGCCCAGCGTCCAGTCGTATCGCCGGGCGGGGCCGCCACCGCGGGCCCGGCGGCAGCCAGGGTTGCCGCGCCGGCATCTCCGCACATCAGCGACGTTTCGAGCCCGGTTGTCGCACCGCCGGGTTCGGCACCGAAACCCACTCCCACTTCTGTGGCGCAGTATTCCGCCGTCGTTCCGGCACCCAAGCCGCCGCCGGCCGCGATTGCCGCGCCCGTCTGGCAGAAGCCGCAAGCCCAGGTCCTGACGCGGGCAGCGGCTGCACCCTCAGCGCCGACGCCGTCCGCATCAGCACAGGCATTGCAGGCGCCGCCGCCGCGTACACAGCCGCTTCAGACAGAGGCTCGATCGGCCACTGCGCCCGGAATCACGCGGAACGCAGCGGGATTGCCGGCTTCCAACAGCGCCCAGACCGCGGACACCGACCACTTCAAGCTGGCTCTGTACTACCAGCGGACCGGCGACTTCGAAAAAGCGCTGATCCACTATCGAGCTGTGCTCGAAGCCAACGAGCTCAACGCCGAGGCCCACAACAACCTCGGATTGCTCTATCAGGACAAGGGTCTGTTCGAGGAGGCAATCCGCGAATTCCGTCGGGCGACCGCGATCGACGCGCACTACGACAAGGCGCACAATAATCTCGGTGTGGCGCTGCTTCGATCCGGCGACACGGAATCCGCCGTCTCCGAGTTCCGGTGGATCGTGGCTCAGGATGGCAGCAATGTCGAAGGCCTCACCAACCTGGCCCTCGCGCTGCGCGCGTCCGGGCGTCTCAGCGAGGCTCGCGACCATCTGCAGCGCGCGCTGTCGATCAACAATCGCTATGCCAACGCCCACTACAACCTCGCGCTCGTGCTCGAGGAAAGCGCCGAAATCGCCCGCGCGATCGAGCACTACGAACAGTTTCTCTCGCTCGGCGGCGCCGACACCGCGACGCTTGCGACCGATGTACGGAACCGCGTCCAGCTGCTCCGATCGAAACTGCTCAAGTAG
- a CDS encoding AAA family ATPase, translating to MYEEHFGFTEKPFSLTPDPRFLYKSESHANAFELLQYAMRRREGFVVVTGDIGTGKTTLCRALLEQIDRRTFTALVLNPFLSEDDLLKLILQDFGVVSREDVKAGRLAGVSKQELIDTLYDFLLGLLPIQATAVLIIDEAQNLPLQVLEQLRILSNLETDKAKLLQIILVGQQNLKPLLRSPELRQLDQRVSIRYELKPLTRDETAAYIHHRLYIAGGASAVSFTPKAVQVVFQYSGGIPRLINLICDRSLLGAFSTKVCKVSHDLVFRATESLDIRQLEKARFSWFRRRPLAAGAGAGTLFGA from the coding sequence ATGTATGAAGAACACTTTGGTTTCACCGAGAAGCCTTTCAGCCTGACGCCGGACCCGCGCTTCCTGTACAAGAGCGAGTCGCACGCCAACGCGTTCGAACTGCTCCAGTACGCGATGCGCCGGCGCGAAGGCTTCGTCGTCGTCACCGGCGACATCGGGACCGGCAAGACCACGCTGTGCCGCGCGCTGCTCGAACAGATCGACCGCCGCACGTTCACCGCGCTCGTGCTGAATCCCTTCCTGTCGGAAGACGATCTCCTGAAGCTGATTCTGCAGGATTTCGGCGTGGTGTCCCGCGAGGATGTCAAAGCCGGCCGGCTGGCAGGCGTCAGCAAGCAGGAGCTGATCGACACGCTGTATGACTTCCTGCTCGGGCTTCTGCCGATCCAGGCCACCGCCGTGCTGATCATCGACGAGGCCCAGAACCTGCCTCTGCAGGTGCTGGAGCAGTTGCGCATTCTTTCGAACCTCGAAACCGACAAGGCCAAACTGCTCCAGATCATCCTGGTCGGCCAGCAGAACCTCAAGCCACTGCTGCGCTCGCCGGAACTGAGGCAACTGGATCAGCGCGTGTCGATCCGGTACGAACTGAAACCGCTCACGCGTGACGAGACGGCCGCCTACATCCATCACCGCCTGTACATCGCGGGCGGGGCATCGGCCGTCAGCTTCACGCCGAAGGCCGTGCAGGTCGTCTTCCAGTACTCGGGCGGCATTCCGCGCCTGATCAACCTGATCTGCGACCGCAGCCTGCTGGGTGCCTTTTCGACGAAGGTCTGCAAGGTCTCGCACGATCTGGTGTTCCGGGCGACCGAATCACTCGACATCCGGCAGTTGGAGAAGGCCCGATTCTCCTGGTTCCGCCGCCGTCCGCTCGCCGCCGGGGCGGGCGCGGGCACCCTGTTTGGCGCGTGA
- a CDS encoding inositol-3-phosphate synthase has product MLVGLGAVSTTFIAGVQAVRKGIARPIGSMTQMGTIRLGKRTEGRTPLVKDFIPLADLNDIVFGGWDIFEDNCYEAAKTAGVLEDKLLDQIRPELEAIRPWKAVFDRQYVKRLDGPNVKTGKNKRDLAEQLREDIRAFKKANALDRLVMIWCASTEIFMTESPAHQSIEAFEKALEANDPTIPSSMLYAYAALMEGVPYANGAPNLNVDVPALMTLAQQKRVPVVGKDFKTGQTLLKTVIAPGLKARLLGVEGWYSTNILGNRDGEVLDDPESFKTKEESKKSVLDYILQPDLYPELYKDICHVVRINYYPPRGDNKEGWDNIDLVGWLGYKMQLKINFLCRDSILAAPIVLDLVLFLDLASRAGWSGIQEWLSFYFKSPMHARGLYPEHDLFIQSMKLKNTLRFLKGEELITHLGAEYYD; this is encoded by the coding sequence ATGCTCGTCGGCCTTGGCGCCGTCAGCACGACGTTCATCGCAGGGGTCCAGGCCGTCCGCAAGGGGATTGCCAGACCCATCGGATCCATGACCCAGATGGGGACCATCAGGCTTGGTAAACGGACCGAGGGTCGGACGCCGCTCGTCAAGGACTTTATCCCGCTCGCCGATCTCAACGACATCGTGTTCGGCGGCTGGGACATCTTCGAAGACAACTGCTACGAGGCCGCGAAGACCGCAGGCGTACTCGAGGACAAGCTACTCGACCAGATCAGGCCGGAACTCGAGGCCATCCGGCCGTGGAAGGCCGTATTCGACCGCCAGTACGTCAAGCGGCTGGACGGCCCGAACGTCAAGACGGGCAAGAACAAGCGTGATCTGGCCGAGCAACTGCGCGAGGACATCCGCGCCTTCAAGAAGGCCAACGCGCTCGATCGGCTCGTGATGATCTGGTGCGCCAGCACCGAGATTTTCATGACCGAGTCGCCCGCGCATCAGTCGATCGAGGCCTTCGAGAAAGCCCTCGAAGCCAACGATCCGACGATCCCGTCCTCGATGCTCTACGCGTACGCGGCGCTGATGGAAGGCGTGCCGTACGCCAACGGTGCACCGAATCTGAATGTGGACGTGCCGGCGTTGATGACCCTGGCGCAGCAGAAACGGGTGCCCGTGGTCGGCAAGGACTTCAAGACAGGGCAGACGCTGCTCAAGACCGTGATTGCGCCGGGGTTGAAGGCGCGCCTGCTTGGTGTGGAGGGCTGGTACTCCACCAACATCCTGGGCAACCGAGACGGCGAGGTGCTCGACGATCCCGAGTCGTTCAAGACGAAGGAAGAGAGCAAGAAATCGGTTCTCGACTACATTCTTCAGCCCGATCTCTATCCGGAGCTCTACAAGGACATCTGCCACGTCGTCCGGATTAATTACTACCCGCCGCGCGGCGACAACAAGGAAGGCTGGGACAACATCGATCTGGTCGGCTGGCTCGGCTACAAGATGCAGCTGAAGATCAACTTCCTCTGCCGGGACAGCATCCTGGCGGCGCCGATCGTGCTTGATCTCGTGCTTTTCCTCGACCTGGCCAGCCGGGCCGGCTGGAGCGGCATCCAGGAATGGCTGTCGTTCTACTTCAAGAGCCCGATGCATGCGCGCGGTCTTTATCCCGAGCACGATCTGTTCATCCAGTCGATGAAGCTGAAGAACACGCTGCGGTTCTTGAAGGGCGAGGAACTGATCACGCATCTGGGTGCGGAATATTACGATTAG